Below is a window of Rhodamnia argentea isolate NSW1041297 chromosome 11, ASM2092103v1, whole genome shotgun sequence DNA.
CCCTCGATGACCGTCTTTCAGTTGCAGAGTCCTCTTTCCATGGAGCCAGTGATGAAGAGGATTAGATTTGCTGCGTGTCCCGCTACAGCTTTGTAGAACAAAACCTGCTAGCATCCTACGAACAGCTAATCCTTAGGAAACACTCCGCAAAACTAACGTGCCAATCAACGCAAATcagttgtccaaaaagttctttAAGCCTATTGCAGTTTCGCCAATTTGGCTCTATAATCAGATCCacccaatttaggaaaaaaaaaaaaattcccactaTCAAAAATACTTATTAAGATTTATTCGGCCGTCTCTTTTGAGAATGTGATAAATGTCAAAATTACGGTTCATTGATAAGAGTCGCCCTAAATCCTGCGTTGATTCCGATCTTTTCCACGTTTAATTTTGCtagttgagtcataaacctttccacattttgccaattgagtccatccgatcaatatTTGCTTAAAACGGCTGATGTGAACGTCGGCCGTCCTACAAGGCATGACCGGTGCCgacgtggatgatttttgttaattttttcttctttcttctttatttctttttcttttccgtcCAAACCCAGCGAGCTGGCCAACCCTCGTCGGACttggtagaaaaaaaatgtaaaacttgaaaataaaataatctatAAAAATTTATCCATGTTATCGTTGGCCGTGCTACATGGCGGGATCGGCGTCCACATAAGTAATTTTTGGCTCAAATTAGTTGTACGAACTCATttgacaaaaagtgaaaaggtttaggactctattaaagaattagaaaagtgcgggactaaattggccaaagtgcaatagatttatgatcttcgtaaatatttattaagattcccactataaaaaatatttattaagatttaTGCAACCGTCTCTTTTGAGAATgtgataaatttcaaaattacggTTCACCGATAAGAGTCACCCTAAATCCTGCGTTGATTCTGATCTTTTCCAcgtttaattttgctaattatgttataaaccttttcacattttgccaatagagtccatccggtcaatttttgcTTAAAATGGTCGACGTGAACGCCGGCCGTCCTACGAGGCATGACTGGTGCcaatgtcaataatttttttattaattttgtcttctttcttctttgtttctttttcttttctgtccaAACCTAGCGAGCTGGCCAATCCTCGTTGGATTTGgtaggaaaaaaatggaaaacttgaaaataaaataatttataaaaatttgttCATGTCATTATCGGCCGCCTTATGTGGCATGACCATCATCCACATGAgagattttcagctaaaattggctaaacgaactcaattaacaaaaaatgaaaaggtttaggactccaTTGAAGAACTAAAAAGGTGTAgcgattgaattggccaaaatacaatagatttatgatctTCAAATCCGAGAAAAAGAGCAACAATAATCTTTTTTCCGAATGGTTCATCCGAACTGCGCACGTCACCGGTCAATCCAATGATGGAAACCAAGTCGACAAGCTAAAGGATTCGGAGATGTTTGTTCACCCACTCCCCGTCCAACGCAGTAGGTGCCATGGCCACCTCATCGAGTTGGTGATCCCCGCTTTCTCGGCTTCTTGGTTCAATCACACGAGTTTTAGGTTTCGGCAGATGCTAACATTACTAATCAATTACCAAAAGAGCTAAACAAAACTCTTGGAATTCCCATACCGTGTCGTGTGAATTTCATCTAATGTTTTCCTTCCAGGACACTCAAATCGTATCCCCTTTTTCGGACGATGGCCATAATAATATCTACGAGCAATGACACGGATAAGCGAGAGTTCTTATCCATATAAAAAGGGGAATTTTATCAAAAGCATATGTACGTTGTGAATCTCTATCTTTCTCCTTGAAATCATATCACACCGTACTTTATGGATGCcttaatttcacgaaaaataaatgattcagaaaatattttctctttaaaaTGATCTCCTTATCGCTTGTAAAACCGATCGAATCAAAAATACTTTTATTATCCATGAAAATGTATAATCgctgtcgataatgaaaacatttttaattaactaattatttgagCGGTATAAAcgattttcttagaaaaatactttacaaatcactctctctctctctctcctctctttcgcGAAATAATCGAAGCCTATGTCATCATATTCCATACCGTTGAAAGATATGCACGgtgtaaaatttttcaaaatctcaAATGTTGTGGATGGGTTGATCTAATATGCGAGTTCTTTCGAACATTTTCGCTCACAAGTGTTCCGAGCGCATTTAATAAGCGgtcaattaagaaaatttttccGATTCCAGGTGAATCTTATATTATGCATAActgctcttttaaaaattaaattatttcaagtaaagTATATCTAACAGATGTCTTGGTCACacgtacgttttttttttttttgggcaaagtAAGAGACGCTAATAATAAGTGTGAGTTTAGGAAAAGGGggatgatttatttattttttttggaaattttttaaagtcACGTCGGTATTCAattacatcaatttgataaattttaggattcgaatgtatttttttgtaagttttagaattcaattgtaattttttttaaaattttaggactcggcGAGCATATCTCGTTtttttccgataaaaaaaaagggaaaatatctggttttcgaaaaaaaaaaaaaagaagaaaaggagaaaatatctcattaaataaaaacccaaaatgagCGAAGGGAAATTCAGGGTGGTCGAGAAAAATTCAATCACCGTTCCCGTTCCCAGGGTGACAGAAACATCCTGAAAGATGCCTTGACGTGCGTGTGCGTGGGGAAAGCTAAGCGCGACTGTGAGCCAGTTCTGTCTCCTGCCCGCGAAGAGGTGGAGGTGGCGGAAGCAAGCGAGGCCGACCATGGCGAGCCCCGGGAACCTTAAGACCTCGAGCTCCGAACTGGACCTGGATCGCCCCAACATCGAGGATTACCTCCCTTCCGGATCCTCCATCCACGAGCCTCGCGGCAAGCTCCGCCTGTCcgttctccctccctccctccctccctccctctctcgatCGTTTGCTGGTTCGGAAACGATGGACCGCGTGTGCGATTGAGCTCTCGCGGAAGTTGCTCCCAGTTTTAGCCACCCGTTCTTCTTTTCCAGTCATTTGCACCAGACCGACCGAGATCAGTAGCGTCCGGCGCTTTTCTGACCGTTCGTTTCTTTTGGTTGGCAGGCGCGATTTGCTTGATGTCACGCCGACTCTGACCGAGGCTGCCGGTGCTATCATCGATGTAAGTCGTGCTTCACTTGGCTTTGTGTAGGATTCGTTGTAAACCGAAAATGCGAGCATCCGCGTTTCGAGGCCGCCTTGGTCGACGCCGTTTGATTTGGGAGTTGTTTTGTAATGGTCGGGCCAGGACTCTTTCACGCGGTGTTTCAAGTCGAATCCGCCGGAACCTTGGAACTGGAACATATATCTCTTCCCGCTGTGGTGCTTCGGGGTGCTGGTTCGGTACTTGATCCTGTTCCCAGCAAGGTTAGTCGCTCAAAAGTCTGTTAAATTCTATTTGAATGTGACGCACCGATAGAAATTCACTTCACTGAATCCGGGTTGCTAATCCTGAAATCTATATCTGATCAAGAAAATGACGAACAGAACGATAGTAATGTGCATTTCTAACTTTTATGTTTCATGTTGGTCTACGTTTGTTACTAATCTTAGcatgttttttcaaatgagtTAAATTGCCATGAATCTTGTTCTTTTGAATATAAGTGGCGCATCAGTTCATGAGTacatcatcaaggatgaaaCAGGGTTTTCAGCTTTAGTTTATAAAGGAATTGTTTCTTCATGCTTGCTTGCACTTATTGGGCATGTCCCATGAAACTTTGCTTTAATCTATCTGTTAACTTTGGCCTTTTTGGATTTTATTTCTAATtggttttttttcaataattatcACAATGTATAAGTCTTAAAACAGGTCTAATGCATGAACGCATCCGACAAAAAGCCCTTTGTTGAATATTAGGTTCTTACATTGAGGGCTTTTGAGTTTTTCAATTTGGAGATTACAGTTTCTGGCAAATTTATGTGGAAACTGTGATGCGGCGACAATTGATAGTCACCATAGCTGTGGCAATTTTTGTCTATTGTGATGTCTAGTCAATCTATGTTGCGGCACTCAAAAGTTCTGGGCCCTTCATTGTCGGAAACTGAATGGTGCTAGGCTCTTACATGGGAGAAAATGTTTTGCTAGGACCAACTTGTATTTTGGTTGTTCTACTTGTATTTACCATGTCCTTCGACATAACGCCTACTGAAAGGGCCTTCCATTTTGTCCTGCAGCTTTATTGTTCATCTTGTCGGTGTGATACCTTTCTTAGGCAATATGGAAACTGACATGACTAAATTGACGTTACATCGCATATGGATGATGTCTGGTGCTTTAAGGGACAGAAAATGAatggatcttctccttcttcttctccttcttctcgttctttctcctcctcctcctcctcctcctccttcttcctcttctttcttatcTTAAGGGGTTTGGGAATATCTGCATTGTGCTTTAAGTTTCCAAAATTATCATTGTCATTATACTTTTGGAAGTCATCATAGTGGCCTCTCTTGGTACAGGTTTTGATTTAATGATCTTTGACTGCAGGATTTTAGTATTGACAATCGGGTGGATAATATTCCTCTCATCATTTGCCCTTGTTCATTCTATGCTTAAAGGGCATGATGCACTGAGAAAGAAGCTGGAGGTGAATGCACTTTTGTTAACGATGTTGCTATTTTCACTTACATCTGTGGGTTGTTTAGTCTGTTTATTTTTGTATCGCTGGTTGggggctttttcccttttgatttcctTACTAGGTCGGATTGAGTTCCATTCTTTGGGTGCAAATCAGATTCCACTTTTCCCACTTTTGAACTTCTCGACCGTTTATTTGGGATTTATACGCAACGTTTCCTTTATCTTATTTAACTTTACGCTTCATTGTTGGGTATCCATATttcatgtttcctttttctttacaaGCTAAACCTTTCAGAAGTATGAGGTACTTCTCTCATTCATGCGGACCTTCttattttctatgtttttttcttttggggatTTTATGCACGCATGCTGTGTGCCTTGTTTGGGGGAGGGGCTTTGGAGGGACCATGTATTTGACACGCATCTTATATCCAATGTGCTTGAAGGCTACTAGTGTCCGACTAACCTTTCCTTATGTTCTTCTAAGTGATTGAGCTTTCTCACGAGGTTTCTTGTTGCAGCTAGCTATTAGACGCTTTAAGTCAAAAAGTTTTCTGATGCTTTGGTCCTTGCAGAGGTTGCTGGTGGAGTTAATTTGCAGCTTCTTTGTCGCTTCATGGACTGGGGTGGTCAAATACCATGGGCCACGGCCAAGCATTCGGCCCAAACAGGTAATAAAACTAAACTGTTGATGTttatcttttcactttttccatGTCCTGTGAGTTACAATTTTTATTCATGTATAGGGACTTCATGCagtttaaatttaattttgtgTGTTGAACAGGTTTTTGTTGCCAACCACACCTCCATGATCGATTTCATCGTCTTGGAGCAAATGACTGCCTTCGCTGTTATTATGCAGAAGCATCCTGGATGGGTTGGTTAGTAGATTGTAGTGTATGCTCAATATATTCGGGATATCTTTATCTTTCGTAGGGCATCGAGAGTTTTACCAGagtttcacattttctttttcggtgaGAGAACCCTAAAACATTGCTGTACATACGCTGTGATAGAATAATAAACAGTAAATCACAcctcatctaacagcttaagcttttagaacaattggtagTGGTTCCTCAAAATCTCACATGTTCTTTGAAGATGCATTGGTTACTCCTTGTAGTCCTCAATTGCTAGAGTGATTATGAACtcttaattttgtttctttcataGGACTACTGCAAAGCACTATTTTGGAGAGTGTAGGATGCATCTGGTTTAATCGAAGTGAGGCCaaagatcgtgaaattgtggcaAAAAAGTAAGAGCACAGGTGCAGCACAAGCATTGCTCAATTTGATTACGGTGAATTGCTATGTAGATATCTGTTAAAATTTTCAGGTTGAGAGATCACGTACAGGGAACTGATAACAACCCTCTTCTCATATTTCCTGAAGGGACTTGTGTGAACAATCACTATACTGTCATGTTCAAAAAGGTACTTTAAATTATTGTTTCCTATGCAGAGAGCCATCATAAAGAATGGATCTGTATGTCCTCGTCCTAAATTGGGCAGTACTCTGGGTCGTAATTTCTCTATATGTCAACATTTGATCGTTTACTGTAAATGTTTTTCCTATGAAATAGCTCGTTGCTTCAGATTGCATGCTTCTTGGATGTCTTTGATAATTTACTGCTCCAAATTTCGATAAAAAGATATGTGCAATGACTAATTTTTTAATAGGCTGTTTGTTTGAAACTGATTCTGTCTTCATGATACCTAGGGTGCATTTGAGCTTGGATGCACTGTTTGCCCTATCGCAATCAAGTACAATAAGATCTTCGTGGATGCCTTTTGGAACAGCAGGAAGTATGGGACTGCCTACAAGAACTTATGTTGTACAGTTTGTACTTATTGGCCATAAATGAATGCCTTGGGAACACTTGTTAAGCATGTCCAATAAGGGAAGTTCCACTTTTGAAAGCACAGATTGCACTAATCACAAGAATAGTATTCTGGAATTTGAAACTCCCTTTATTTAGCTGCTTAACAAATGCCTCGAGGGCACTCTTCCCATAACTCCATGTAATTTTATGGACATAGAGTGAAGGATTAGCTGAATTTCCAAAACACTTAACTTTTTCAGTGGTAACTAACAAAATGGCATGACTTCTTTGCCATATTCGAGGCTAATAATTATTCGATGCATCTATGTAGGTAGAAAAATCTTGTCTGAATCAGTGAAATGCCTCTTCTATATCATATTGGTTCATTAGCAGCAATTGGAGGCTAATGCCCCAGTCACTCTGTATGCAGACAATCTTTCACAAAGCATCTGCTGCAGCTTATGACATCCTGGGCTGTTGTTTGTGATGTCTGGTACTTGGAACCCCAAACCTTGAAACCCGGTGAGACACCAATTGAGTTTGCAGAGAGGTAATTGTTCACTTTTTATGCACAATATGCTGCAAGGTTATTAGGCTGAGGGTACTTTAGTTTCCTATATTGGGTGGCTTGATGGGCAACTTTGATGTCGACAACCTTCTCTTTGTACTACTATGTCACTCTTGTACAGGGTCCGGGACATCATATCTGCTCGAGCTGGTTTGAAAAAGGTTCCTTGGGATGGATATCTGAAATACTCCCGCCCTAGCCCCAAGCATAGAGAAGGGAAGTAAGTCAAATCTAGTCCATTTTCTAAGATCCagtttgatttggcaatttgcaCCAAACAATGATACTGGAGCATCCCATCAACTTCCCCTTATTTTGTTTGAGGGGTCGGGGGGTTTGAGTGTGTGTGAGCCTTTGCATAGTTACATGGTAACTGGCTACTATGTTTGctctatttgatttttctttctacaAACAGGCAACGGAGCTTTGCTGAGTTGGTGCTGCAGCGACTTGAGGAGAAGTGAGGAATTTTGTTGATCATTTCAGCTGGTAGTACTCCTGCTGTATAGCATTTGTTAATGCCTTAGATCTGATTGCCCGATCAAATACATGCTTCGCCGGTTTTAACGTAGTAGGCATATTTTTTCCAAAGCAAGTTGTTAGATTTTCTCCTTCGGATCATTTTGCTAGAGAATAAGTTTTTAGCGAAAGCAGGCCCTCTTAGCTTCTCTTGAAAGGTGCGATGAGTTATGACACGAGTCTGGACAAGAACTGACGACTGTGGGAGACCAAATCAGCACACAAAGGGCATGCGTATCTAGTTATCTTCATTTGAGGGCTACTGTCTACAATTTTGAGACTGTAGGTATGATTTGTCTCGTCTTTAGGACATTGACCTGCTGTGGCAAGTGAGAACTAGTGTGGATTGCTGCTAACTACTTTTTAACCATGCTTCTTTCTTCGTTCCCTTAATCATTTGCATGTATAGATGTTCGAGATTGTAATTCTTGACTTTTGCCTGAGATGGTCGAGGTTTTTCATTTGCAAAAAGAGTCCTCCCAACAGTTTCTTCCTTGAAATAGCAAGTAGATTAAGCAATCTTCTGTTAGGAGGTTATCAGTGCATGTGGTGGCGGTGATGTCCAGGATCTGCAGGGTGTTTTTATTAAGCGCAGAGGCATTGTATAGTCTCCCGAATTTTTGCTCAATCAAAATCTTACCGGAGAGTCGCGCTAGGTAGGACTCCCGGCTTTTCCTGCCCAATGTCAGATTCTAAGTACGAACGATTCCCGAACACGATCGTGGAATTGTATCATTTTCCTATGACAGATTGTCAAGGGCATTGACGTTGACTTGTCTCAATTAGCTGGACTATTCGAAGGCCAAAAGGGGGAAAACATCATTATCCTCGTCCGGTGCCAGCGGTCCATCTCCTAAGCGAATCGAGACGTAATCATGTGAACCCCTCTCTTGACTAATGAAGGCTCCGCTGACGTTGTGCTTGTTCTAAACA
It encodes the following:
- the LOC115735827 gene encoding glycerol-3-phosphate acyltransferase 9; protein product: MASPGNLKTSSSELDLDRPNIEDYLPSGSSIHEPRGKLRLRDLLDVTPTLTEAAGAIIDDSFTRCFKSNPPEPWNWNIYLFPLWCFGVLVRYLILFPARILVLTIGWIIFLSSFALVHSMLKGHDALRKKLERLLVELICSFFVASWTGVVKYHGPRPSIRPKQVFVANHTSMIDFIVLEQMTAFAVIMQKHPGWVGLLQSTILESVGCIWFNRSEAKDREIVAKKLRDHVQGTDNNPLLIFPEGTCVNNHYTVMFKKGAFELGCTVCPIAIKYNKIFVDAFWNSRKQSFTKHLLQLMTSWAVVCDVWYLEPQTLKPGETPIEFAERVRDIISARAGLKKVPWDGYLKYSRPSPKHREGKQRSFAELVLQRLEEK